Proteins from a genomic interval of Medicago truncatula cultivar Jemalong A17 chromosome 3, MtrunA17r5.0-ANR, whole genome shotgun sequence:
- the LOC11415044 gene encoding plant intracellular Ras-group-related LRR protein 9 — translation MDPNPGTFPILSYVMSRLPSLTTKPTATTSDTELYDIEQPRIVDQMPNLADPELIAAMAGAIDDVQQARAILKLIGERPTHEEVDHAKTKLTDIEAELSRQLEGIVLLSRPTEIEVHGWRAHLAEKEKQCREEAEKEKRVWKSLIQLDEMHEAYEKLLKSAEKKLVRMYDGDTGDVGGEGDGSDEVDEVVVGILQEADGKGMERIEISDRKLKVLPEAFGRIPGLLVLDASKNLLSVIPDSIVGLQNLEELNLSANHLESLPDSIGFLQKLKLLNVSGNKLTALPDAICQCRSLVELDVSFNDLSYLPTNIGYELPNLKKLMIQLNKIRSLPSSICELKSLCYLDAHVNELHGLPAAFGRLTTLEILNLSSNFADLKELPETFGELTNLKELDVSNNQIHALPDTFGCLDNLTKLNLEQNPLELPPVEIVNQGVQAIKTFMAKRWIAMLEEEELKSNQEMQEQGEGGWLTRSTSWLKNVSGNVVGYIGTAVGSPMSPKSPTTDAYLNQQL, via the exons ATGGATCCTAATCCAGGAACCTTCCCGATCCTCTCCTACGTCATGTCCCGTCTCCCATCCTTAACCACCAAACCCACCGCCACCACCTCCGACACCGAATTATACGACATCGAACAGCCACGCATCGTCGACCAAATGCCAAACCTAGCAGATCCCGAATTAATCGCCGCCATGGCCGGTGCCATCGACGACGTTCAACAGGCCAgggccattctcaaacttatcGGCGAACGGCCCACTCATGAAGAAGTCGACCACGCCAAAACCAAACTAACTGATATAGAAGCCGAACTTTCGCGACAACTGGAAGGAATTGTTCTGTTATCGAGGCCGACGGAGATCGAGGTTCATGGATGGAGAGCACATCTGGCGGAGAAGGAGAAACAGTGTAGAGAGGAAGCTGAAAAGGAAAAGCGTGTttggaaatcacttattcagCTTGATGAGATGCATGAGGCGTATGAGAAGCTTCTTAAGAGTGCTGAGAAGAAGTTGGTTAGAATGTATGATGGAGATACCGGTGATGTTGGAGGAGAGGGTGATGGTAGTGATGAAGTGGATGAAGTGGTTGTTGGGATTTTGCAGGAAGCTGATGGGAAAGGAATGGAAAGGATTGAGATTTCGGATCGGAAATTGAAGGTGTTGCCGGAAGCTTTTGGGAGGATTCCTGGTTTGCTTGTGCTTGACGCTTCTAAGAATCTGCTTTCG GTGATTCCTGACTCAATAGTTGGATTGCAAAATCTGGAGGAGCTTAATCTCTCTGCAAATCATTTGGAATCACTGCCCGATTCAATTGGATTTCTACAAAAGTTGAAATTGCTCAATGTTTCTGGAAACAAGCTTACTGCCCTTCCTGATGCCATTTGTCAGTGCAG GTCATTGGTGGAGCTGGATGTAAGCTTCAACGATCTGTCATACTTGCCAACAAACATTGGGTATGAATTACCAAACTTGAAGAAACTCATGATTCAGTTGAACAAAATTCGATCTCTTCCCTCATCTATTTGTGAGTTGAAGTCGTTATGCTATTTGGATGCTCACGTCAATGAGCTACATGGGCTTCCAGCAGCATTTGGGAGACTGACTACTCTGGAAATTCTCAACTTGAGCAGTAATTTCGCTGATCTTAAAGAACTTCCAGAGACATTTGGCGAATTGACTAATCTCAAGGAATTGGATGTCAGTAATAATCAGATTCATGCACTTCCAGATACATTTGGTTGCCTTGATAATTTGACCAAGCTCAACTTGGAACAGAATCCTCTTGAACTGCCACCAGTGGAGATTGTAAACCAAGGGGTCCAAGCCATAAAAACTTTTATGGCCAAGAGGTGGATTGCTATGTTGGAAGAGGAAGAACTAAAAAGCAATCAAGAAATGCAAGAACAAGGAGAGGGTGGCTGGTTAACCAGAAGCACCTCCTGGTTGAAGAATGTTTCTGGAAATGTAGTTGGGTATATTGGAACTGCTGTTGGATCTCCTATGTCACCCAAATCTCCCACCACAGATGCTTATCTTAATCAGCAGCTTTGA
- the LOC11420166 gene encoding C2 and GRAM domain-containing protein At5g50170 has product MLNKLYVCVLEAKDLPVKNSRVKLKLGKFKYKTRILKNTFNPIWNEEFVFKVKDIAEDVLVVNVVNHSDQSKVVDFVGEVRIPVGSVGFEDNKQILPPTWFELQCSNKNGKFFNKFCGKILLTISLHYKDHVSFMNHKHSPNSTASIKDSTESERLHISSHQSFHKNRKMGEGKHLLKAIADRLERILHKKERNSKPVDCSETSNSLSDYEDSVQENSPPCSFEEGIALMQSRDNQPESPENLQGGILVDKIYEVSPYNLNVVLFVPDSQFRKDLAEQQGTTNLQEGAWSWKDEDMSCLTRVVNYTKAASKLVKALNTTEEQTYIRATKDEFDVLVSVCTPEVPYGNSFRVEILYKIMPGEDVSCVKESSHLVITWGMVFLQSTMMKGVIENGAKQGLKESFDQFANLLAQRFKVLDKEDLINKEHLLATLQTESQWNWWQAITYFWNFTVVSTFFMCLYVLLHILRCGPSQPRGLEFRGIELPDSLGELVTSGILVIQLERVYHMVSHFVQARFQMGTDHGMKAHGDGWVVTVALIEGVDLVSLESTGLSDPYVVFTCNGQTRSSSVKLETSDPQWNEILEFDAMEEPPSVLYVEVFDFDGPFDQDVSLGHAEINFLKHTSTELADMWVVLEGKLAQSAQSKLHLRIFLDNNKGVAIIKDYLEKKEKEVGKKFNLPSPQRNSTFQKLFGLPPEEFLINDFTCSLKRKLHLQGRLFLSARVLGFYANLFGHKTKFFFLWEDIDNIQVLPPSLASLGSPTLAVILRRGRGIDARHGAKTQDEEGRLRFHFQSFVSFGSASRTIMALWRARILNPYQKEQITEEHEDQEVLVMPEDSGSILEDEAKMSRIYSAELPIKIRSMMGIFDGGNIEHKIMKRTGCMDYDTTPWEPVKPDVLERHVTYQFNRHVSVFDVTSTQQKYPNTNTEGWIVNEVMILNGVPFSDHFRIHFRYEIEKSALGECACKCDVYIGIMWLRSSKFQKRINRNITSKFKIRLEEIFELLQKEILLMSHKSNV; this is encoded by the exons ATGTTGAACAAGTTATATGTCTGTGTATTAGAAGCCAAAGACTTACCCGTGAAAAATTCTCGTGTGAAGCTTAAACTTGGAAAGTTTAAATACAAGACAAGGATATTGAAAAACACGTTCAATCCCATTTGGAACGAGGAGTTTGTTTTTAAGGTGAAGGATATTGCTGAGGATGTGCTTGTTGTCAATGTTGTTAATCATAGTGATCAATCAAAGGTAGTGGATTTTGTTGGTGAGGTACGGATTCCGGTTGGTTCGGTTGGTTTTGAGGATAATAAGCAAATATTGCCACCCACTTGGTTCGAGCTTCAATGTTCTAACAAGAACGGcaaatttttcaacaaattttgTG GGAAGATTCTCCTTACAATTTCTCTTCATTATAAGGACCATGTTTCTTTTATGAATCATAAGCATTCTCCAAACTCAACTGCTTCAATTAAGGACTCAACAGAATCTGAACGTCTTCACATTTCATCTCATCaatcttttcataaaaatcgtAAAATGGGTGAAGGCAAACATTTGTTGAAGGCTATCGCTGATCGCTTAGAAAGGATTTTACATAAGAAAGAACGAAACTCAAAACCCGTGGATTGTTCAGAAACATCAAATTCATTGTCTGATTACGAAGATAGTGTTCAAGAAAATTCACCCCCTTGTAGTTTTGAAGAAGGCATTGCACTAATGCAGTCAAGAGATAACCAACCAGAAAGTCCTGAAAATTTGCAGGGTGGTATTTTAGTAGATAAGATTTATGAAGTATCTCCATACAATCTTAATGTAGTTCTTTTCGTGCCGGATTCACAGTTTAGGAAAGATTTAGCAGAACAACAAGGGACAACAAATTTGCAAGAAGGGGCTTGGTCCtggaaagatgaagatatgtcTTGTTTGACTCGAGTCGTCAACTATACAAAAGCTGCTTCAAAATTGGTTAAAGCTCTCAATACCACTGAGGAACAAACCTATATTAGAGCGACTAAAGATGAATTTGATGTACTTGTTAGTGTATGCACCCCTGAGGTTCCTTATGGGAATTCATTTCGGGTCGAAATTCTTTACAAGATAATGCCTGGCGAAGATGTGTCTTGTGTAAAGGAATCCTCACATCTTGTGATAACGTGGGGAATGGTTTTCCTACAAAGCACAATGATGAAAGGTGTGATAGAGAATGGGGCTAAACAAGGTTTGAAGGAGAGTTTTGATCAGTTTGCTAACCTACTTGCTCAGAGGTTCAAGGTGCTAGATAAGGAGGATTTGATAAACAAAGAACATTTGTTGGCAACTTTGCAGACAGAGAGCCAGTGGAATTGGTGGCAGGCAATTACATACTTCTGGAATTTCACAGTAGTTTCCACattttttatgtgtttatatgtgttgCTGCATATTTTAAGGTGTGGTCCAAGTCAACCTCGGGGATTGGAATTTAGAGGGATCGAACTGCCAGATAGCTTAGGAGAACTAGTAACAAGTGGAATTTTAGTTATCCAGTTGGAGCGTGTTTATCATATGGTATCTCATTTTGTGCAAGCTAGATTTCAAATGG GAACTGACCATGGCATGAAAGCACATGGTGATGGATGGGTTGTTACTGTAGCTTTAATTGAGGGTGTTGACCTAGTCTCATTGGAGTCAACAGGGTTGTCAGATCCTTATGTGGTTTTCACCTGTAATGGACAAACAAGGTCAAGCTCTGTCAAGCTTGAGACATCAGATCCTCAATGGAATG AGATATTAGAGTTTGATGCTATGGAAGAACCACCATCAGTTTTGTATGTGGAAGTTTTTGATTTTGACGGTCCATTTGACCAGGATGTTTCACTTGGACATGCTGAGATCAATTTCCTAAAGCATACATCCACAGAATTGGCAGACATGTGGGTCGTGCTTGAAGGAAAACTCGCCCAATCTGCTCAATCGAAATTGCATTTGAGAATTTTCTTGGACAATAACAAAGGAGTTGCAATTATCAAGGATTACTTGGAGAAGAAGGAAAAGGAAGTAGGAAAAAAG TTCAATCTTCCATCACCTCAAAGGAATTCTACATTCCAGAAATTGTTTGGGTTGCCACCAGAAGAATTTCTAATCAATGATTTCACATGTTCCCTGAAGAGAAAATTGCATTTACAG GGTCGGCTATTTCTTTCTGCAAGGGTTCTGGGATTTTATGCAAATTTGTTTGgacataaaacaaaatttttcttCCTTTGGGAAGATATTGATAACATTCAAGTGCTTCCTCCATCATTAGCATCATTAGGAAGCCCTACATTGGCCGTAATTCTTCGAAGAGGACGAGGTATCGATGCAAGGCACGGTGCCAAGACGCAAGATGAAGAAGGAAGGCTTAGGTTTCATTTTCAGTCATTTGTTTCATTCGGTTCTGCCTCCAG AACGATAATGGCATTGTGGAGAGCAAGAATACTGAACCCCTATCAGAAAGAACAAATTACAGAAGAGCATGAAGATCAGGAGGTCTTGGTAATGCCTGAAGACTCTGGATCTATCCTAGAAGATGAGGCAAAAATGTCCAGGATTTACTCTGCTGAACTACCAATTAAG ATAAGATCAATGATGGGAATTTTTGATGGAGGAAACATAGAGCATAAGATTATGAAAAGAACCGGTTGTATGGACTATGACACTACACCTTGGGAACCAGTAAAACCTGATGTACTCGAAAGGCATGTTACGTACCAATTTAACCGGCATGTGTCAGTTTTTGATGTTACAAGCACACAACAAAAATATCCAAATACAAACACTGAAGGATGGATTGTGAATGAAGTTATGATCCTCAATGGTGTTCCATTTTCCGATCACTTTCGT ATTCATTTTAGGTACGAAATTGAGAAATCGGCTCTTGGTGAATGTGCTTGCAAGTGTGATGTATACATTGGCATTATGTGGCTTAGGAGCTCTAAGTTTCAGAAAAGGATCAATAGGAACATAACATCCAAGTTTAAAATTCGACTGGAAGAAATATTTGAACTACTGCAGAAAGAGATTTTATTGATGTCTCATAAATCGAATGTGTAA
- the LOC25489535 gene encoding chromatin-remodeling ATPase INO80 translates to MLQFPAFMTQYQLSTRIPTSFLLPSQWPQPQNEELLLAMEESDFEEKCNEIRKMNSNLIIIGKTTNENDKEDFDEADDDDPDNAEESEGEEFEQETG, encoded by the exons ATGCTACAGTTTCCGGCGTTTATGACACAGTACCAATTATCGACTCGGATTCCGACGTCGTTTTTGCTACCATCTCAATGGCCTCAGCCTCAAAACGAAGAACTCCTTCTCGCCATGGAAGAGtctgattttgaagaaaag TGCAATGAAATCAGGAAAATGAACAGCAACCTAATTATCATTGGGAAAACCACTAACGAAAATGATAAGGAAGATTTCGACGAGGCTGATGATGATGATCCCGACAATGCAGAAGAGTCTGAGGGTGAAGAATTTGAGCAAGAAACTGGTTGA
- the LOC112419982 gene encoding uncharacterized protein, which yields MAITVGFHHGGSFVKDWIIYYNGGQESVVEFEDDKWCYFEAYRLVKDLVKAFKYGDKFRMWWQIEEEVGFRVVRVDEDATNIKEYATRKKCKVNIYVEHDVADVDGLVSLPNFVDADELVKDIGNEIVVAEDLAKDNGKWKGKEKVVEWEDDGMESVNGGSSSDDDVRGIILDDSEEERGLGKDDGFNFKFSPPMNGTNRVIIEGNGYRVKKRACKSPTKKKTPSKKKAPNKKKSPTKNDARTRADGAMLLLDDVQIVADYVSDELGSSDPDDFDTEKAPEYERFRMEHTHKKFKFKIGMEFSSLEEFKDAIREWTVINGYECKFLKNDKKRCRVVCKSNTYCEWMALCSQVGEQHTYRIKTLGGDHTCARTGENRSATSKWVTKAIVPKMMCTESMRVTDIITDMRTNHGVGITFWRGWKAKVQARNIIDGDSAKQYSNLWRYAAEIKRASDANSVKINVVRSIPTLQPRFGSFYFCFEGCKQGFLNGCRPFIGVDGCHLKTQYGGQLLIAVGRDANDQYYPLAFGIVEVENTESWRWFLTLLLEDIGTEKRWVFISDQQKGLMSVFDEMFEVVEHRLCLRHLYANFKKKFGGGSAIRDLMMGASKATYYQAWEKKMQQLKAIDVPAWEWLMLVPTKLWCKHAFSFYSKCDVLMNNFSEAFNSTILCARDKPPITMCEFIRTYLMNRIATIRYKLTSWQQKVMPMPKKRLDVEIENSRSWIPIWRMDDEFEVSKLYEGFKYIVDIGKRICTCNFWQLVGIPCRHAIAAMGKRSQKPEDYVDDCYSRATYEKCYSYSVSAINGEDMWPVVDVEEMLPPTYKRGPGRPKKLRRREADEETAGKYKRQCTRYRCTKCREAGHNHRSCKSTQVNPIAQKRKRKPPRSVPDAQNAPSENVQDVQDAQNENAQDAQNETAPSGKALVAKNAAKNVSGRVVAATKGSAKVMSSKYKHVKPAATKGAAVTRPVVVNKPAAKPAHKASHKHVAVIKPGYKFKSTTDISSTSTSMFVTSANAATSMFVNPHFKVPAKKKSEIIYDVTQLKNKAKTTMS from the exons ATGGCAATTACTGTAGGGTTTCATCATGGGGGGTCTTTTGTAAAGGACTGGATTATCTATTACAATGGTGGTCAAGAGTCAGTAGTAGAGTTTGAAGATGATAAATGGTGTTATTTTGAAGCTTATAGATTAGTGAAAGACTTAGTCAAAGCGTTTAAGTATGGAGATAAATTTAGGATGTGGTGGCAGATTGAAGAAGAAGTAGGTTTTAGAGTGGTTAGGGTGGATGAGGATGCTACTAATATAAAGGAATATGCAACTAGAAAAAAATGCAAGGTTAACATATATGTTGAGCATGATGTGGCTGATGTGGATGGTTTGGTTAGTCTGCCTAATTTTGTTGATGCAGATGAATTGGTTAAAGATATAGGTAATGAAATAGTTGTTGCAGAGGACCTGGCTAAGGATAATGGGAAGTGGAAGGGGAAGGAAAAGGTTGTTGAGTGGGAAGATGATGGAATGGAATCTGTTAATGGAGGGTCAAGTAGTGATGATGATGTTAGGGGTATAATTTTAGATgatagtgaagaagaaagagggCTAGGAAAGGATGATGGTTTTAACTTTAAGTTTTCCCCACCTATGAATGGTACAAATAGAGTGATAATTGAAGGTAATGGGTATAGAGTGAAAAAGAGAGCATGTAAAAGCCCAACCAAAAAGAAGACCCCATCCAAAAAGAAGGCCCCAAACAAAAAGAAGAGTCCAACCAAAAATGATGCAAGAACCAGGGCTGATGGTGCAATGTTGTTGTTAGATGATGTTCAGATTGTGGCTGATTATGTAAGTGATGAGTTGGGTAGTAGTGACCCTGATGATTTTGACACTGAAAAAGCTCCAGAGTATGAGAGGTTTAGAATGGAACATACgcataaaaaatttaagttcaAGATAGGCATGGAGTTCAGTTCTTTAGAGGAGTTCAAAGATGCTATAAGAGAGTGGACAGTTATCAATGGGTATGAGTGTAAGTTTTTGAAAAACGACAAGAAAAGATGTAGGGTGGTTTGTAAGTCAAACACATACTGTGAGTGGATGGCTTTATGTAGCCAAGTGGGTGAGCAGCACACCTATAGGATTAAAACATTGGGTGGGGACCACACATGTGCAAGGACAGGTGAAAATAGATCTGCTACATCCAAGTGGGTTACAAAAGCTATTGTACCTAAAATGATGTGCACTGAGAGTATGAGAGTCACAGACATCATAACAGATATGAGGACGAATCATGGTGTTGGTATCACCTTTTGGAGGGGTTGGAAGGCAAAGGTGCAAGCAAGAAACATCATTGATGGAGATTcagcaaaacaatattcaaactTATGGAGATATGCAGCTGAAATTAAGAGGGCCTCTGATGCTAACTCAGTGAAAATTAATGTTGTTAGATCTATACCAACCCTCCAACCCAGATTTggatctttttatttttgctttgaAGGTTGTAAACAAGGGTTCTTGAATGGTTGTAGACCCTTCATAGGTGTAGATGGATGTCATTTGAAAACACAATATGGCGGGCAACTTCTGATAGCTGTGGGAAGAGATGCTAATGACCAATATTATCCTCTTGCTTTTGGAATTGTTGAAGTTGAGAATACTGAATCATGGAGGTGGTTTTTAACTCTTTTACTAGAGGATATTGGAACTGAGAAGAGATGGGTATTTATATCTGATCAACAAAAG GGACTTATGTCTGTCTTTGATGAGATGTTTGAGGTTGTTGAACATAGACTTTGTCTCAGGCACTTGTAtgcaaattttaagaaaaaatttggAGGAGGGTCAGCAATTAGAGACTTGATGATGGGGGCATCCAAGGCAACTTATTACCAAGCTTGGGAAAAAAAGATGCAACAGTTGAAGGCAATCGATGTACCAGCATGGGAGTGGCTTATGCTTGTGCCTACCAAGCTTTGGTGTAAGCATGCCTTCTCTTTCTATTCTAAGTGTGATGTTTTAATGAACAACTTCTCTGAAGCTTTTAACTCAACAATATTGTGTGCAAGAGATAAGCCTCCAATTACCATGTGTGAGTTTATTAGGACATATTTGATGAATAGGATTGCAACTATTAGGTATAAACTAACTTCATGGCAACAAAAGGTAATGCCAATGCCTAAGAAAAGATTAGATGTTGAGATTGAAAATAGTAGAAGTTGGATTCCTATTTGGAGGATGGATGATGAGTTTGAAGTTAGTAAGCTTTATGAAGGTTTTAAGTACATAGTTGATATTGGAAAGAGAATATGTACTTGTAACTTTTGGCAATTAGTGGGTATTCCCTGTAGGCATGCAATTGCTGCAATGGGTAAAAGGTCTCAAAAACCCGAGGATTATGTGGATGACTGTTATTCAAGAGCAActtatgaaaaatgttataGCTATAGTGTAAGTGCCATTAATGGAGAAGACATGTGGCCAGTTGTTGATGTGGAAGAAATGTTGCCACCAACTTATAAGAGGGGTCCAGGAAGACcaaaaaaattgagaagaaGGGAAGCTGATGAAGAGACAGCTGGTAAATATAAGAGGCAGTGTACTAGATACAGATGCACCAAGTGTCGTGAGGCTGGACATAATCACAGATCATGCAAAAGTACTCAGGTTAACCCAATTGCACAAAAGCGGAAG AGGAAACCACCAAGGTCTGTGCCAGATGCACAAAATGCACCTTCTGAGAATGTCCAAGATGTGCAGGATgcacaaaatgaaaatgcaCAAGATGCACAAAATGAAACTGCACCTTCTGGTAAGGCACTTGTTGCTAAAAATGCTGCTAAAAACGTGTCTGGTAGAGTTGTGGCTGCTACTAAGGGGTCTGCTAAAGTTATGTCTTCTAAATACAAGCATGTTAAGCCTGCTGCTACTAAGGGTGCAGCTGTTACTAGGCCTGTAGTTGTTAATAAGCCCGCTGCTAAACCTGCTCATAAAGCTTCTCATAAACATGTTGCTGTCATTAAGCCTGGCTACAAGTTTAAGTCTACTACTGATATTTCTTCTACTTCTActtctatgtttgttacaagtgctAATGCTGCTACTTCTATGTTTGTTAACCCTCATTTCAAGGTTCCAGCAAAG AAAAAATCTGAAATCATATATGATGTTACTCAGCTTAAAAACAAGGCAAAGACCACCATGTCATGA
- the LOC11414328 gene encoding uncharacterized protein, which translates to MESKPSNTIKILYSYGGKIRLRSTDGELRYVGGHTRVLAVDRSISFSELMVKLEELCGSSVTLRCQLPNGDLETLISITNDEDLTNIIDEYERASLKLTHPLKIKAILSQPKSSLKVSPDLSSSSSNASLSPARSPHTSAESLPYAVAYRIGRHSRSPRAPVGYSIGGVRNGSAKACCYMGQLQGSPRSPRPVYYGPRFNNYCH; encoded by the exons ATGGAATCTAAACCCTCAAACACTATTAAGATTCTCTATAGCTACGGTGGCAAGATCCGCCTTCGCTCCACCGACGGTGAACTCCGTTACGTCGGCGGTCACACCAGAGTCCTCGCCGTCGATCGTTCCATTTCATTCTCAG AATTGATGGTGAAGCTTGAAGAATTGTGCGGTTCATCTGTGACTTTACGGTGTCAATTACCAAACGGAGATTTAGAAACGTTGATTTCCATCACCAACGATGAAGATTTAACCAACATAATCGACGAATACGAACGTGCCTCGTTGAAACTAACTCATCCGTTGAAGATCAAAGCAATTCTTTCGCAGCCGAAATCGAGTTTGAAAGTTTCACCTGATCTATCATCTTCATCGTCAAATGCCAGTTTGTCTCCGGCCAGATCACCTCATACCTCCGCTGAATCGCTACCGTATGCGGTGGCGTATCGGATCGGACGTCACAGCCGCTCGCCGAGAGCTCCGGTAGGGTATTCGATCGGCGGCGTTCGGAATGGATCTGCGAAAGCTTGTTGCTATATGGGCCAGTTACAGGGAAGCCCGAGAAGCCCAAGGCCTGTGTATTATGGGCCTCGTTTCAATAATTACTGCCATTAA